From Drosophila nasuta strain 15112-1781.00 unplaced genomic scaffold, ASM2355853v1 ctg16_pilon, whole genome shotgun sequence, a single genomic window includes:
- the LOC132797689 gene encoding uncharacterized protein LOC132797689 — MQAHDQNLAEQLRDLKQQLEQLETHGQPAGFSSQCVQLRIPKFNKTNPQLWFSQLDRLFHLHNVTDDNKFDIISVNLEEDVIAKLEDLIASPPLTNKYATLKQRVLDKFAESSDSKLKRLLRGGETVGKKPSDILDHMRRLAPTTGCEAVIRSLFLAELPNSIRPFISVWDENNLDKLAEIADKMLEASEPGSAFVESTALTEQQYQVDALSGKQTGMSEVTSALQALTTKVDKLQDELRQSNHAQLSRHTRDSSNDVVSKLCFYHTRFGENARKCQPACPRYQSSN; from the coding sequence ATGCAGGCACACGATCAAAACCTCGCAGAACAACTGCGGGATCTGAAACAGCAACTCGAGCAACTGGAGACACATGGCCAACCAGCTGGATTCTCATCGCAATGCGTGCAGCTTCGCATTCCgaaattcaacaaaacaaatcctCAGCTTTGGTTCTCTCAGTTGGATCGCCTATTTCATCTGCATAATGTCACTGACGATAACAAATTCGACATTATATCTGTGAATTTGGAGGAGGATGTAATTGCCAAACTGGAGGATCTGATCGCATCGCCACCGCTTACAAACAAATATGCCACTTTAAAGCAACGCGTGCTTGACAAATTCGCAGAATCATCAGACTCAAAGCTGAAAAGGCTTTTGCGTGGCGGCGAAACTGTTGGCAAGAAACCGTCAGACATCCTTGACCACATGCGGCGCTTAGCACCAACCACGGGCTGCGAGGCAGTTATTCGATCGTTGTTTCTGGCGGAGCTTCCAAACTCGATCAGACCGTTCATTTCGGTATGGGACGAGAACAACCTTGACAAATTGGCGGAGATTGCAGATAAAATGCTTGAAGCTAGCGAGCCAGGTTCTGCATTTGTTGAGTCAACGGCACTAACAGAGCAGCAGTACCAAGTTGATGCTCTGAGCGGCAAGCAAACCGGCATGTCAGAAGTAACATCGGCATTACAAGCGCTCACTACAAAAGTCGACAAGCTTCAGGACGAGCTACGCCAATCAAACCATGCCCAATTGTCACGGCATACACGTGATAGCTCTAATGATGTCGTTTCAAAACTGTGTTTCTACCACACTAGATTCGGTGAGAATGCTCGCAAGTGCCAGCCAGCATGTCCACGCTACCAGTCGTCAAACTAA